The nucleotide window AAAGAGAAGGCCGAAGGCGAGGGCAAACATTTTTCCAGTGTTGAAGAGATAGACATGGCGCGGGAATTCAGCGATCTCGACCTTCACGCACATATAAAATATCCCGTCGCCGGAAGAATAATCGGAGTTAATGAAAAAGGAAGGGACGAAGACAGGGTCGTAACCAAGGAAATAATAACAACGACCCCCGGAAGAGTCATATTCAATCAGATACTGCCTGAAGGAATGCCGTTTTATAATATAGTCATTGAAAAGAAAATACTCGCCGGAATTATTGCCAACGTCAATTATATGTTCGGCAACGAGAGAACCGCAAAGTTTTTGGACGACTTAAAGGATCTCGGATTTCATTTCGCCACTTTCTCCGGTGTGACTTTCGGCATGTATGATCTTGTTGATACACCTGAAAGACCTTCGATTTTGAAAAGAACACAGACTGAAGTAGATAAAATCAGAGACAATTTCAAAAAGGGTGAAATCACCGAGAATGAAAAATACCAGAGAACAATAGAAGCGTGGACCAAAGCTACAAACGAAGTTGAAGAACGCATGATAGAAACCTTTCAAGCGGACAGAAAAGGTTTCAATCCGATTTACATGATGGTCAATTCCGGCGCAAGAGGAAGCAGGGAACAGGTCAGACAGCTTGCGGGTGTGAGAGGATTAATGACTCGACCTCAAAAAAAGATCACGGGTCAAAAAGGAGAGATCATTGAATCCCCTGTGCTGTCGAATTTCAAAGAGGGATTGAAGGTGCTCGAATACTTCATTTCGTCTCACGGAGCGAGAAAGGGGCTGACAGATACGGCGTTGAAGACTTCGGAAGCCGGTTATCTGACGAGAAGGCTGATCGATGTCGCTCAGGATGTGATAATTACGGAACCTGACTGCGGGACAATAAAAGGACTTGAAATGCAGGCTCTGACAGAAGGCGGAGAAATTATTGAACCTCTGTCTGACAGAATCGAGGGAAGATTTGCCCTCGACGACATAGAGGACCCGCAGACTCACGAAGTGATAGTCCATGAAGGTGAAGTGATGTCAAAAGAACTCGCGCTCAAAATTGAGTACAGAAATATAAGCAAAGTAAAAATCAGATCGGTTTTGACTTGTGAAGCAGAGAAAGGTTTATGCCAGAAGTGCTATGGAAAAGATCTTTCGACGGGGAAAACGGTTTCCATAGGCGAAGCCGTCGGAATTATTGCCGCACAGTCAATAGGAGAACCAGGCACACAGCTTACTCTGAGAACATTCCACATCGGAGGAACCGCCACTCGTATAGCACAGCAATCCATCGTAAAATCAATAATCACCGGAGCGGTCAAGTTTCAGAAAGTTAAAACCATAAAACGAGATATTGACGAAAAAAGGATAGTCATCTCACGTAACGGAGAAATTATAATCAAGGGCAGAGAACGCGAAGTGACTCACAAGATACCTCACGGTTCCGTGCTTTTGGCCGTAGAGGGGGCTTACGTAGACACGGACACACCTCTCTATGAATGGGATCCTTTTTCCGATCCTATACTGTCCGAAACTAACGGTATAGTCAGGTACAAAGACCTTATTGATAACCTGACCATGAGATATGAAACTCATCCGCAAACCGGAGAAAAGCAGGTTCTCGTTGTCGAGCATAAAGAAAGAGGTCTTATTCCGGCACTGGAAATTGAACCTTCAGAGACCAGCAGAAAAAAACAGGTCGCTTTGGTCCCTATCGGAACTTATATCATTGTCGAGAATGGAAAGAGGGTCACTCCCGGAGACATAATCGGTAAAATTCCGAGAGAAAGCAGCAGAAGCAGGGACATAACTGCAGGATTGCCTAGAGTTGAAGAGCTCTTCGAAATGAGAAGACCCAAAAATGCGGCAATAATTTCGGAAATCAGGGGAGAAGTCAAATTTATGGACACGACAAAAGGAGCCAAAGCCATAAAAATCGTCAGTGAAGTGGGTGACGATAAAGAATACGTGGTTCCATACGGTAAACACATACTTGTTCACGAAGGACAATTCGTTGAAGGAGGAGAAAAACTCACAGACGGACAAGTATACCCTCCGGATATACTTCAGGCTAAAGGGCCTCTCGCGGTTCAGGAATTTCTTCTCAACGAAGTACAGGAAGTATACAGGCTCCAGGGAGTTAAAATAGCCGATCGTCATATAGCTCTTATTATCAGACAACTTCTGAGAAGGGTAAAAATTGAAGATTCGGGGGACACAAATCTCATAGAGGGCGAAATAGTTGACAGCAAAACTGTTACGTTTGAAAATAACAGAATATTAAAAGCCGGAGGAAAACCGGCGACTTACAGATACATACTGCTGGGTGTGACCAAAACTGCTTTGACGGCAGAGAGTTTTATATCGGCGGCGAGTTTCCAGGAAACAACAAAAGTGTTGACATCGGCTGCCATTGAAGGTAAGAGAGACACTCTGGAAGGGATCAAAGAAAACGTCATAGTCGGCAATTTGATACCTGCGGGCACAGGTTTGAGAATTTACAGAGCCATAAGGGTCGAAGGCGAGGAAGACGTCGAAGAAAAGAAAGAGGACTCTGTCGTTATACTGAGTACAGAAGAACAGAAATAGAAAACGAAATATTATAAATTTACTTTTTTGGAGGAAACAATGCCCACGATAAATCAGCTCGTGAGAAAAGGAAGAAAGAAAATAGTCAAGAAGACAAAAGCACCCGCGCTGACCAAATGCCCCCAGAAGAGAGGTGTTTGCGTCAGAGTATATACGACGAGCCCGAAAAAACCCAATTCGGCTCTCAGAAAAGTTGCTCGCGTGAGACTCAGCAACGGTTATGAAGTCACCGCGTACATACCCGGTGAAGGTCATAACCTCCAGGAACATTCCACAGTCTTGATCAGAGGTGGAAGGGTGAAGGATCTTCCGGGCGTCAGATATCACATTGTCAGAGGTGTTCTCGACTCAGCGGGCGTCGAGGGCCGCAAGCAAAGTAGATCTCTTTACGGGACAAAAAAGGCAAAGAAATAACCGGAGGAACCGATGTCCAGAAAACACAAAACGTATAAAAGAATCATACCGCCAGATCCGAATTTCAACAGTGAACTCGTAAGTAAATTCGTCAACGTCGTGATGAAGAGAGGTAAAAAGGGAACGGCCGAAACAATAGTGTACGGCGCTCTAGACATTGTCGCTCAGAAACTTAAAATCGCCGATCCCATAGAAATTTTCGAAAAGGCTGTCAATAACGTCAAACCGACTATAGAAGTAAAACCGAGGAGAATAGGCGGCGCGACATATCAGATTCCCGTGGATGTTCCCACAAACAGACGAATAGCGCTTGCGATAAGATGGCTTCTCAGTTCGGCCAGAGCGAGAAGCGAGAAAACTATGAAGGAAAGACTTGCAGCAGAATTTATAGCCGCGAGCAACAAAGAGGGAACCGCGATAAAGAAAAAAGAAGATACTCACAAGATGGCTGAAGCCAACAAAGCTTTTGCCAGCTACATGTGGTAATTTTTTACCTTTAACTCAGAAAACTAATAAGCGGCAGCATAACGGGAAGACCAAGACGTGCTGCCGGTTTTTTTAACGGACGGATTGTTTTAGCAAATTATGAGAAGTATTAGAAATATAGGCATAATAGCCCACATAGACGCGGGTAAGACGACTACGACCGAAAGAATGCTGTTTTATTCCGGAAAGACGCACAAAATGGGTGAAGTAGACGAGGGAAGTGCGACTACGGATTATCTCGATCAGGAGAAAGAAAGAGGGATAACCATCACTTCTGCAGTCGTTTCCCTTTTGTGGAAAAAAGCAAACATAAACATCATAGACACTCCAGGTCATGTTGATTTCACTGGTGAAGTCGAAAGATCTTTGAGAGTTCTGGACGGATCTGTTGTGATTTTCAGCGCGGTCGAAGGCGTGGAATCCCAGTCTGAAACTGTATGGCATCAGGCCGATAAATATAAAACACCGAGAATAGTCTATGTTAACAAACTTGACAGAATCGGAGCGGATTTCAAATCCGTCGTCAACGAAATAAAAGAGAAGTTTTCGCAGTTTCCCCTCATAGTCAACATTCCTTACGGGTACGAAGAAAATTTTACGGGTGTGGCTGACGTGATAGAGAGAAAAATCCTTGTCTGGAACCGTTCGACGGACGGCTCAAGTTTTGAAATTAAAGCTACAGACGAAAAAACAACCGCTGAAATTGAAAACCAGAGAAATTTCCTAATAGATTATCTTTCCGATTTCAACGACGAGATAGCAGATCAGTTCATAAACTCAGGCGACGCCGACAACGATCTCATCAAATCGGAAATCAGAAAATTGACGATTCAGGGAAAAATTGTCCCTGTTCTCTGCGGGGCTTCGCGCAGGAACGTTGGCGTTCAGCCGCTGCTCGACGCAGTGATGGATTATCTTCCTTCCCCTTTGGATGCAAAAGAGATTGAAGTTCTCACCGCAAAATACGGCAGGTCTAAGAAAATCACTCTCGATCCGGAAAATCCCTTCCTCGGTCTTGTTTTTAAAATAATCCTTGACGAGCACGTCGGAAAAGTCCATTTCGTAAGAGTTTACGAGGGGAAATTGAAGACTAAACAAACGGTAATAAATCTGACAACGTCAAAAAATGAAGTTGTCCAAAAAATATTCAGAATATACGCGGACAAAAGAGTCGAAAGAGATGTCGCTTTGATGGGAGACATAGTAGGAGTGACGGGGCTGAAGAACTCTTTCACAGGAAATACTCTGAGCGAAGAAAGCAGGGATTTTCTTCTTGAAGAACCGACTTTTCCCGAACCGATAGTATCTGTAGCGGTCGAACCGAAGGCTTCGGCTCATTTTGACAGACTGTGCGAAACTCTCAATCTTTTTACCCAGGAAGATCCGACGTTTAAATTTGCCGAGGACAAAGAGACCGGACAACTCATCATTTCAGGGATGGGTGAACTATATATTGATGTTCTCGCCGAAAGACTCAAACGTGATTTTAAAATTCCCGTCAAACTCGGAAATCCGAGAGTGGCTTACAGGGAAAGCACAGGTAAAACGCAAAAAATGACTTCGGACATAATCAAGAATATTGGCGGAAAGAAACACACCGTGAGAGTGTCACTTGAGGTAAGACCTCTTGAAAATCACAAAAATGTTTTCATAGTTCCCAAGGATTGGAAATTCAACGAAAATAATTCCGTCAGAAAAGCCGTCGAAGAATACGCCGAAGAATTCAAAAGTTATTATTTTCCAGGGCCTATCGCCGGATTTCCTTTAATGGGTGTTGAGTGCAGACTTCTGAATGTAGAGACCGACGAAGACGCCAACGAGACAGTCGTGTTGTCTTCGCTCGAAGAAGTTTTCGAAAAGGCCTGCGCCGCGGCGGATCCTGTTGTTTTAGAGCCGCTCATGAACCTGGAAATATTCGTTCCGGACGATTATTTTGGTGAAGTTATAAAAAGCCTTCATTCACTCTCTGCGGAAATATCACACATCGAAGATAAAAAGAAATACAAACTCGTTCACGCACAGGTTCCGCTGTCAAAAACATTCGGCTACGCCTCTGCCATAAGAAGCCTTACCAAGGGAAAAGCAAGCTACACCATGCAGTTTTTGAAATATGAAAAACTGTCTGAGCACGATAAAGATTTCCTGATGAAAAAGATCCGCGGTTACTGACGCTATGTTTCGACTTGTAGAGATAAAATATGCTTGACAGGATTTTAAAAATATGTCAAATTCATAGTCTTTTTGATTACATCCGCAAGGATTCTATTTATCTGAATTAAGTTATAATTTTTTATAAGTTAATTGGATTAGCTATTTTTGGGTCTATTGGCGATTTAGTGATACTTTGAAGATAAAAACTCAACTTTATGTTCAACAAAGGAGAGGGATATGGCGAAAGAGAAGTTTGAGAGGAAGAAGCCTCATTTAAATATAGGCACGATAGGCCATGTAGATCA belongs to candidate division WOR-3 bacterium and includes:
- the rpoC gene encoding DNA-directed RNA polymerase subunit beta' translates to MKYNYFSRSQKDQNADLSIDLLKLSVASPTVIRDWSNGEVINSETINYRTQKPEPGGLFCEKIFGPVKDFECNCGKYKHVRYRGVVCERCGVEVTSSKSRRERMGHIELAVPVAHIWFYKVTPSRIALLLNMTQDMLQRVLFYEAYIVLNPGNLGDDNPYAVKKGGFLSEEQKSEIEEKVEEGLFKSLKLGIGGEGIREALQDLDLEKLTADLRSRIKIEKSEDAKTKMLKRLKVVEAFRNSSNHPEDMILTVIPVIPPELRPLVALDGGRFASSDLNDLYRRVISRNNRLKSLINIKAPDIIIRNEMRMLQDAVDALFDNSRRAKNVRGKGNKPLRSLADVLKGKQGRFRSNLLGKRVDYSGRSVIVVGPKLKIHQCGLPKEIALELYKPFIIRKLEERGHAQSIKGAERLLEKGSPEVWSILEEIVKDHPVMLNRAPTLHRLGIQAFQPVLIDEKAIQVHPLVCTAFNADFDGDQMAVHLPLSYEAQAEAYLLMMSSNNLLSPSNGAPIVAPTKDLVLGIYYLTKGKEKAEGEGKHFSSVEEIDMAREFSDLDLHAHIKYPVAGRIIGVNEKGRDEDRVVTKEIITTTPGRVIFNQILPEGMPFYNIVIEKKILAGIIANVNYMFGNERTAKFLDDLKDLGFHFATFSGVTFGMYDLVDTPERPSILKRTQTEVDKIRDNFKKGEITENEKYQRTIEAWTKATNEVEERMIETFQADRKGFNPIYMMVNSGARGSREQVRQLAGVRGLMTRPQKKITGQKGEIIESPVLSNFKEGLKVLEYFISSHGARKGLTDTALKTSEAGYLTRRLIDVAQDVIITEPDCGTIKGLEMQALTEGGEIIEPLSDRIEGRFALDDIEDPQTHEVIVHEGEVMSKELALKIEYRNISKVKIRSVLTCEAEKGLCQKCYGKDLSTGKTVSIGEAVGIIAAQSIGEPGTQLTLRTFHIGGTATRIAQQSIVKSIITGAVKFQKVKTIKRDIDEKRIVISRNGEIIIKGREREVTHKIPHGSVLLAVEGAYVDTDTPLYEWDPFSDPILSETNGIVRYKDLIDNLTMRYETHPQTGEKQVLVVEHKERGLIPALEIEPSETSRKKQVALVPIGTYIIVENGKRVTPGDIIGKIPRESSRSRDITAGLPRVEELFEMRRPKNAAIISEIRGEVKFMDTTKGAKAIKIVSEVGDDKEYVVPYGKHILVHEGQFVEGGEKLTDGQVYPPDILQAKGPLAVQEFLLNEVQEVYRLQGVKIADRHIALIIRQLLRRVKIEDSGDTNLIEGEIVDSKTVTFENNRILKAGGKPATYRYILLGVTKTALTAESFISAASFQETTKVLTSAAIEGKRDTLEGIKENVIVGNLIPAGTGLRIYRAIRVEGEEDVEEKKEDSVVILSTEEQK
- a CDS encoding 30S ribosomal protein S12, which codes for MPTINQLVRKGRKKIVKKTKAPALTKCPQKRGVCVRVYTTSPKKPNSALRKVARVRLSNGYEVTAYIPGEGHNLQEHSTVLIRGGRVKDLPGVRYHIVRGVLDSAGVEGRKQSRSLYGTKKAKK
- the rpsG gene encoding 30S ribosomal protein S7 — its product is MSRKHKTYKRIIPPDPNFNSELVSKFVNVVMKRGKKGTAETIVYGALDIVAQKLKIADPIEIFEKAVNNVKPTIEVKPRRIGGATYQIPVDVPTNRRIALAIRWLLSSARARSEKTMKERLAAEFIAASNKEGTAIKKKEDTHKMAEANKAFASYMW
- the fusA gene encoding elongation factor G codes for the protein MRSIRNIGIIAHIDAGKTTTTERMLFYSGKTHKMGEVDEGSATTDYLDQEKERGITITSAVVSLLWKKANINIIDTPGHVDFTGEVERSLRVLDGSVVIFSAVEGVESQSETVWHQADKYKTPRIVYVNKLDRIGADFKSVVNEIKEKFSQFPLIVNIPYGYEENFTGVADVIERKILVWNRSTDGSSFEIKATDEKTTAEIENQRNFLIDYLSDFNDEIADQFINSGDADNDLIKSEIRKLTIQGKIVPVLCGASRRNVGVQPLLDAVMDYLPSPLDAKEIEVLTAKYGRSKKITLDPENPFLGLVFKIILDEHVGKVHFVRVYEGKLKTKQTVINLTTSKNEVVQKIFRIYADKRVERDVALMGDIVGVTGLKNSFTGNTLSEESRDFLLEEPTFPEPIVSVAVEPKASAHFDRLCETLNLFTQEDPTFKFAEDKETGQLIISGMGELYIDVLAERLKRDFKIPVKLGNPRVAYRESTGKTQKMTSDIIKNIGGKKHTVRVSLEVRPLENHKNVFIVPKDWKFNENNSVRKAVEEYAEEFKSYYFPGPIAGFPLMGVECRLLNVETDEDANETVVLSSLEEVFEKACAAADPVVLEPLMNLEIFVPDDYFGEVIKSLHSLSAEISHIEDKKKYKLVHAQVPLSKTFGYASAIRSLTKGKASYTMQFLKYEKLSEHDKDFLMKKIRGY